A part of Bacteroidia bacterium genomic DNA contains:
- the ligA gene encoding NAD-dependent DNA ligase LigA, producing MQELTDLVNEHNYRYYVLNDPIISDQEFDALLKELIELEKKYPQFALPDSPTQRVGSDITKKFPTIEHEVQMLSLDNSYTLQDIVDFDERVQKGLEGKPYQYTCELKIDGLAISLVYENGKLSYAATRGDGRIGEVVTNNVKTIKTIPLRLHGEVVPTFVEIRGEVYISKSNFEKINQERIEQGEELYANPRNFASGSLKLQDPREVARRRLDFFPYYVRLKDNEPHLNIRTQYEGFEWLKRWGFKVNPHVRLCNSLQEVQEYLQEWENKRFTLDYETDGVVVKVNDYTQQNILGNTSKFPRWAFAYKYAAQQVETVLESISFQVGRTGVVTPVANLKPVHLAGTTVKRATLHNAQEIKRLDIRVGDTVWIEKGGEIIPKVVRVNLQKRPQNSQPFEFIKNCPECNTPLQISETGVHHYCPNAYQCPPQIIGRIVHFVRRNAMDIQAVGEEKVEQFYKAGLIRTPADLYKITEEDLLKLDRFGKKLAQNVLEGIQKSKSQPFERVLFALGIRYVGETVAVKLAQHFKSIDALFNATAEEISQVHEIGEKIAQAVVEAAHNPYYVQLVKELKEAGLQFSVDESQVQQSVISNKLQGLTFLATGTMKNFTREQIEKVIRQNGGKVASSVSKNLSYLIVGDEPGETKIKKAKELNIKMISEQEFLDMLHS from the coding sequence ATACAAGAGCTAACAGATTTAGTTAATGAGCATAACTATCGCTACTATGTTCTTAACGATCCCATTATATCCGACCAAGAATTTGATGCCCTACTGAAAGAGCTTATAGAACTTGAAAAAAAGTATCCCCAATTTGCTTTACCTGATTCCCCAACTCAACGAGTAGGTTCTGATATTACCAAAAAATTTCCTACCATAGAGCATGAAGTCCAAATGCTTAGCTTGGACAATTCATACACGCTTCAAGACATAGTAGATTTTGATGAACGTGTCCAAAAAGGTCTAGAAGGTAAACCATACCAATACACTTGTGAACTCAAAATTGATGGTTTAGCTATTAGTTTAGTCTATGAAAATGGTAAATTGTCCTATGCTGCTACCCGTGGAGATGGCAGAATTGGAGAAGTTGTAACTAATAATGTAAAAACTATTAAGACCATTCCTTTAAGATTACATGGGGAGGTAGTACCTACGTTTGTAGAAATAAGAGGTGAGGTCTACATTTCTAAATCTAACTTTGAGAAAATTAACCAAGAACGGATTGAGCAAGGCGAAGAGCTGTATGCAAATCCACGCAACTTTGCTTCGGGAAGTTTGAAACTACAAGACCCTCGTGAAGTAGCGCGTCGTAGATTAGACTTCTTCCCCTATTATGTACGTTTGAAAGATAATGAACCTCATTTGAATATACGTACACAATATGAAGGATTTGAGTGGCTTAAAAGGTGGGGCTTCAAGGTCAATCCTCATGTAAGACTTTGTAATTCCTTGCAGGAAGTTCAAGAATACCTTCAAGAATGGGAGAACAAACGATTTACTTTGGACTACGAAACAGACGGAGTTGTAGTCAAGGTAAATGATTATACACAACAAAATATTTTAGGCAACACAAGTAAGTTTCCTCGTTGGGCGTTTGCATACAAATATGCGGCACAACAAGTAGAAACCGTGTTAGAAAGTATTAGCTTTCAAGTAGGGCGAACAGGTGTAGTTACGCCCGTAGCTAACCTCAAACCTGTCCATTTAGCAGGAACTACTGTAAAAAGAGCTACTCTACATAACGCCCAAGAAATAAAACGCTTAGATATACGTGTAGGCGATACGGTATGGATTGAAAAAGGAGGAGAAATTATCCCAAAAGTAGTACGTGTAAACCTACAAAAAAGACCTCAAAACAGCCAACCCTTTGAGTTTATCAAAAACTGTCCCGAATGTAATACACCCTTACAAATAAGTGAAACAGGTGTGCACCATTATTGTCCGAATGCTTATCAATGTCCACCTCAAATTATAGGTAGAATTGTGCATTTTGTCCGCCGTAATGCTATGGACATTCAAGCAGTAGGTGAGGAAAAAGTAGAACAATTTTATAAAGCAGGTTTAATTCGTACACCCGCAGATTTGTATAAAATTACCGAAGAAGACTTGCTTAAATTGGACCGTTTTGGAAAAAAATTAGCTCAAAACGTACTTGAAGGAATACAAAAAAGTAAATCACAACCTTTTGAACGAGTTTTGTTTGCTTTGGGTATTCGGTATGTAGGCGAAACCGTAGCCGTTAAATTAGCTCAACATTTTAAGAGCATAGATGCTTTGTTCAACGCTACGGCAGAAGAGATTAGCCAAGTCCATGAAATAGGGGAAAAAATTGCCCAAGCAGTGGTAGAAGCAGCTCATAATCCGTATTATGTGCAGTTGGTTAAAGAACTTAAAGAAGCAGGTCTACAATTTAGTGTAGACGAAAGCCAAGTACAACAAAGTGTGATATCTAATAAACTACAAGGTCTAACCTTTTTAGCAACAGGTACTATGAAAAATTTTACGCGTGAGCAGATAGAGAAGGTTATACGTCAGAATGGGGGAAAGGTAGCTTCTTCGGTATCTAAAAATCTTTCTTATTTGATTGTAGGGGATGAACCAGGTGAAACTAAAATTAAGAAGGCAAAAGAGCTAAACATCAAGATGATTAGCGAACAGGAATTTTTGGATATGTTGCATAGTTAA
- the infC gene encoding translation initiation factor IF-3: MQSKFQKGESTTEENKKDNSKNKELYRINEEIQAPTVRVVGEGFNQIMTLEEALDLARQEGLDLVEIAPNADPPVCKISDYSKLRYEQKKREKELKKKQQVVEVKEIRFGPNTDDHDFAFKLKHAIEFIQKGNKVKCYVQFHGRSIIYKERGEELLRRFAEEMSAYAKIEIEPRLEGKRMFMILVPNSKSKKS, translated from the coding sequence TTGCAGTCCAAATTTCAGAAGGGAGAAAGTACTACGGAAGAGAATAAAAAAGACAATTCTAAGAATAAAGAATTGTACAGAATCAACGAGGAGATTCAAGCACCTACTGTACGAGTAGTGGGCGAAGGCTTCAACCAAATCATGACCTTAGAAGAAGCGTTAGACTTAGCGCGCCAAGAGGGCTTAGATTTGGTAGAGATAGCGCCTAATGCAGATCCACCTGTCTGCAAAATATCGGATTACTCTAAGCTCAGGTATGAGCAAAAGAAGCGTGAAAAAGAACTCAAAAAGAAGCAGCAGGTAGTAGAAGTGAAGGAAATTCGTTTTGGTCCTAACACGGACGACCATGATTTTGCCTTCAAACTCAAGCACGCTATAGAGTTTATTCAAAAAGGAAATAAGGTCAAGTGTTATGTGCAGTTTCATGGTAGAAGTATCATTTACAAGGAGCGAGGAGAGGAGCTGCTTAGAAGGTTTGCTGAAGAAATGTCAGCTTATGCTAAGATAGAGATTGAACCTAGGCTAGAAGGGAAGCGAATGTTCATGATACTTGTACCTAATAGCAAGAGTAAAAAGTCATAG